One Oncorhynchus clarkii lewisi isolate Uvic-CL-2024 chromosome 32, UVic_Ocla_1.0, whole genome shotgun sequence DNA window includes the following coding sequences:
- the LOC139391934 gene encoding uncharacterized protein, whose translation MSTTAAASTTTTAALTTATTTSAPTTSTTTAPPTTVAPTITAAPTTALASTSTTAALTTTTAAPTTTVTPQPTTTTSAAPTTTNAVLTTTVNAAPSTITTTSAPTTTTTTAPTTTVAPTTTAAPTTALASTTTTAALTTTTASPTTTATPQPTTTTTTSAPTTTTTTAPTTTPVLPTTEPPMTTPPALLLQQQHLQQLSYYKNSTSNNCSSHDNCSSYNSNSIYNNHCIPNYNNCCSYDHCNSTTYYDNQCSSYYNNCCSNDHSDCSTFYNNYNISTYDNHNNSTYNNCSCHDNCSSYNSYSIYDNHCSPNNNNCCSYDYYSSRTYYDNHCSSCYNNYNFSSYDKHNNSTSNNCSSHDNCSSYNSFSIYFNHCSPNYNNCCSYDNHNSSTYYNTCSSYNCSSHNHSTCCTYYNNHNYSS comes from the exons atgtcaaccacagcagctgcctctacgacaaccactgcagctctaactacagcaactacaacttcagctcctacgacaagcacaacaacagcacctccaacaactgtagctcccacgataactgcagctcctacaacagctTTAGCATCTACTTCAACCACTGCAGCCCTAactacaacaactgctgctcctacGACCACTGTAACTCCacaacctactacgacaaccagtgCAGCTCCGACTACAACAAATGCTGTGCTAACGACCACAGTAAATGCAGCACCTTCTACAAtaactacaacttcagctcctacgacaaccacaacaacagcacctacaacaactgtagctcccacgacaactgcagctcctacaacagctttagcatctacgacaaccactgcagccctAACTACAACAACTGCTTCTCCTACGACCACTGCAACTCCACaacctactacaacaactacaacttcagctcctacgacaaccacaacaacagcacctactacaacacctgTACTTCCTACAACTGAACCTCCCATGACCACTCCACCTGCT ctcctactacaacaacagcacctccaacaact CTCCTACTACAAAAACAGCACctccaacaactgtagctcccatgataactgcagctcctacaacagcAATAGCATCTACAACAACCACtgcatccctaactacaacaactgctgctcctacGACCACTGTAACTCCacaacctactacgacaaccagtgcagctcctactacaacaactgctgtTCTAACGACCACAGTgactgcagcaccttctacaaTAACTACAATATCAgtacctacgacaaccacaacaacagcacctacaacaactgtagctgccacgacaactgcagctcctacaacagctatagcatctacgacaaccactgcagccctaacaacaacaactgctgctcctacGACTACTACAGCTCCAGAACCTattacgacaaccactgcagctcctgctacaacaactacaacttcagctcctacgacaagcacaacaacagcacctccaacaactgtagctcccacgataactgcagctcctacaacagctTTAGCATCTACTTCAACCACTGCAGCCCTAactacaacaactgctgctcctacGACAATCACAACAgcagcacctactacaacacctgcagttcctacaactgtagctcccacaacCACTCCACCTGCTGTACTTACTACAACaatcacaactacagctcctgA
- the LOC139391935 gene encoding integumentary mucin A.1-like, whose protein sequence is MSTTAAASTTTTAALTTTTTTSAPTTSTTTAPPTTVAPTITAAPTTALASTSTTAALTTTAAAPTTTVTPRPTTTTSAALTTTTTTSAPTTTTTTAPPTTVAPTTTAAPTTALASTTTTAALTTTTAAPTTTVTPQPTTTTSAAPTTTTAVLTTTVTAAPSTITTTLAPTTTTTTAPPTTVAPTTTAAP, encoded by the coding sequence ATGTCTACCACAGCAGCTGCctctacgacaaccactgcagctctaactacaacaactacaacttcagctcctacgacaagcacaacaacagcacctccaacaactgtagctcccacgataactgcagctcctacaacagctTTAGCATCTACTTCAACCACTGCAGCCCTAACTACAACAGCTGCTGCTCCTACGACCACTGTAACTCCAcgacctactacgacaaccagtgCAGCTcttactacaacaactacaacttcagctcctacgacaaccacaacaacagcacctccaacaactgtagctcccacgacaactgcagctcctacaacagctttagcatctacgacaaccactgcagccctaactacaacaactgctgctcctacGACCACTGTAACTCCacaacctactacgacaaccagtgcagctcctactacaacaactgctgtTCTAACAACAACGGTgactgcagcaccttctacaataactacaactttagctcctacgacaaccacaacaacagcacctccaacaactgtagctcccacgacaactgcagctcct